In Mercenaria mercenaria strain notata chromosome 15, MADL_Memer_1, whole genome shotgun sequence, a single genomic region encodes these proteins:
- the LOC123547188 gene encoding proprotein convertase subtilisin/kexin type 4-like isoform X2 has protein sequence MDIRIKMTIFTLILTLSLMTDEIYTKVGVKYVLRIKRNETRTLCQQLLPHNLTLRNKITPSTYIFEYTGFRKKSTLHRTISKIKKLYKSKITALERVREYKNTLKPGNTLKHRDPDWGLIDKNVFSDNILNNTNLSYNFIDDSSNVTPEYYHNLQKKSSHFTDHGNKVASIIAATKGNGICSAGIAHNSTIIALKIYKVKLFNNHIPVLEPSHWTCSDIIARALVYNLDTIDIFANAWAPTKPFDTLDLATRDAVSYGAKHGRHGLGTIHVVPSGPPGNELSNNVYTITVNSIGRNGAVPDYTYTDASVLTSGLGEGNNLTSSSMVTTTLRNRCITGFNGVSAATAQVTALIGLALGANKNLSLRDVQHLLVHTSDYKQLRKEKIAFQSNAAGIHFHGVFGFGLVNADKLISQALIQTPTPKLRTTTLYTYITRTPSVRTQTFEFCHSCDKTKSQTCLAKMEHIMVKMNLKSSSGEIKMAIKSPGGTTSVLMYFQPKRGKPVAVSKLRLVSVHFWDEIAFGPWVLYVQDRHSANETNLSQLSVTLYGTAAPAIARFQQQYSDICTVNTTRGKDVVTTSQTLMTSAPHKSPKTTKNTKPSSDVNVKVVLPVLMVLVLFLFILYKRYNMSVMSLLSYCPTRTRSVSSYTNVLSEIQENL, from the exons ATGGATATCAggattaaaatgacaatttttactttaatattaaCATTAAGTTTAATGACAGATGAAATATACACTAAAGTCGGAGTAAAATATGTGTTAagaataaaaaggaatgaaacaCGTACATTGTGTCAACAATTGTTACCACATAACTTGACACTGCGTAATAAG ATTACACCATCAACTTATATATTTGAATACAccggttttagaaaaaaatctacgTTACATCGGACGATATCAAAAATCAAAAAGCTTTACAAAAGTAAG ATAACAGCTCTGGAACGTGTTCGGGAATATAAAAACACACTGAAGCCTGGGAACACATTGAAACATCGGGATCCAGACTGGGGATTAATCGATAAAAACGTCTTTTCAGATAACATAttaaat AATACAAATCTGAGTTACAACTTTATAGACGACAGTTCAAATGTTACACCAGAATATTACCACAACCTTCAAAAGAAATCATCGCATTTTACGGA TCATGGAAATAAAGTCGCAAGCATAATTGCAGCTACAAAAGGAAATGGTATATGTAGTGCTGGAATTGCGCACAATTCGACAATAATAG CACTGAAGATCTACAAGGTAAAGCTTTTCAACAACCATATCCCTGTGCTAGAGCCGAGTCATTGGACATGTTCTGATATTATTGCAAGAGCACTTGTGTACAACCTGGATACAATTGATATTTTTGCTAATGCGTGGGCACCAACAAAACCATTTGACACGTTAGATTTAGCTACTCGAGATGCAGTTAGTTACGGGGCAAAGCAT GGTCGACATGGTTTAGGTACTATACACGTTGTACCCTCAGGACCACCTGGAAATGAGTTGTCAAACAACGTCTACACTATAACAGTTAACAGCATAGGGAGAAACGGAGCAGTACCTGACTACACGTATACAGATGCCAGTGTTCTTACGTCAGGGCTAGGAGAGGGAAATAATCTTACTTCTTCTTCAAtg GTCACTACCACTCTTAGAAACAGATGCATTACTGGTTTTAATGGCGTTTCTGCTGCTACAGCTCAAGTGACAGCACTGATTGGACTAGCTCTAGGGGCAAA TAAAAACCTGTCATTGAGAGACGTTCAACATCTGCTTGTTCATACATCCGACTATAAGCAACTACGCAAGGAGAAAATTGCATTCCAAAGCAATGCCGCTGGCATACACT TTCATGGGGTGTTTGGTTTTGGTCTAGTGAATGCTGACAAACTAATTTCACAAGCACTCATCCAAACTCCAACACCAAAGTTACGAACAACGACTCTATACACATACATTACTAG AACACCCTCAGTCCGTACACAAACTTTCGAATTTTGTCATAGTTGTGACAAGACGAAAAGCCAAACTTGCCTTGCAAAGATGGAACACATCATGGTAAAAATGAACCTAAAATCAAGTTCAGGTGAAATCAAAATGGCGATAAAATCACCTGGCGGAACAACATCAGTCTTGATGTATTTTCAACCCAAACGG GGCAAGCCGGTGGCTGTGAGCAAATTGCGACTGGTGTCTGTACATTTCTGGGATGAGATAGCGTTTGGTCCTTGGGTTCTATATGTTCAGGATAGACATTCTGCAA ATGAAACAAATTTAAGTCAGCTGTCTGTAACACTTTATGGAACAGCTGCTCCAGCAATAGCACGGTTTCAACAACAGTACAGTGATATATGTACAGTAAACACCACTAGAGGAAAGGATGTTGTAACAACAAGTCAAACACTCATGACAAGTGCTCCACATAAATCTCCAAAAACTACAAAGAACACAAAGCCTAGTTCCGATGTAAATGTTAAAGTTGTACTGCCGGTATTAATGGTTTTAGTCTTGTTTCTGTTTATTCTGTATAAACGATACAATATGTCAGTTATGTCACTTCTGTCATATTGTCCTACAAGAACGCGAAGTGTCTCTAGCTATACAAATGTGTTATCAGAAatacaagaaaatttataa
- the LOC123547188 gene encoding proprotein convertase subtilisin/kexin type 6-like isoform X1 has translation MDIRIKMTIFTLILTLSLMTDEIYTKVGVKYVLRIKRNETRTLCQQLLPHNLTLRNKITPSTYIFEYTGFRKKSTLHRTISKIKKLYKSKITALERVREYKNTLKPGNTLKHRDPDWGLIDKNVFSDNILNPNLVCDRYYGMGVHKAWARGYTGSNVTIAITDVGINTELLDLKNNLNTNLSYNFIDDSSNVTPEYYHNLQKKSSHFTDHGNKVASIIAATKGNGICSAGIAHNSTIIALKIYKVKLFNNHIPVLEPSHWTCSDIIARALVYNLDTIDIFANAWAPTKPFDTLDLATRDAVSYGAKHGRHGLGTIHVVPSGPPGNELSNNVYTITVNSIGRNGAVPDYTYTDASVLTSGLGEGNNLTSSSMVTTTLRNRCITGFNGVSAATAQVTALIGLALGANKNLSLRDVQHLLVHTSDYKQLRKEKIAFQSNAAGIHFHGVFGFGLVNADKLISQALIQTPTPKLRTTTLYTYITRTPSVRTQTFEFCHSCDKTKSQTCLAKMEHIMVKMNLKSSSGEIKMAIKSPGGTTSVLMYFQPKRGKPVAVSKLRLVSVHFWDEIAFGPWVLYVQDRHSANETNLSQLSVTLYGTAAPAIARFQQQYSDICTVNTTRGKDVVTTSQTLMTSAPHKSPKTTKNTKPSSDVNVKVVLPVLMVLVLFLFILYKRYNMSVMSLLSYCPTRTRSVSSYTNVLSEIQENL, from the exons ATGGATATCAggattaaaatgacaatttttactttaatattaaCATTAAGTTTAATGACAGATGAAATATACACTAAAGTCGGAGTAAAATATGTGTTAagaataaaaaggaatgaaacaCGTACATTGTGTCAACAATTGTTACCACATAACTTGACACTGCGTAATAAG ATTACACCATCAACTTATATATTTGAATACAccggttttagaaaaaaatctacgTTACATCGGACGATATCAAAAATCAAAAAGCTTTACAAAAGTAAG ATAACAGCTCTGGAACGTGTTCGGGAATATAAAAACACACTGAAGCCTGGGAACACATTGAAACATCGGGATCCAGACTGGGGATTAATCGATAAAAACGTCTTTTCAGATAACATAttaaat CCCAACCTTGTGTGCGACCGTTACTATGGGATGGGCGTTCACAAAGCTTGGGCAAGAGGATACACAGGGTCCAATGTCACTATTGCTATAACAGATGTCGGAATAAACACAGAGCTTCTAGACCTAAAGAACAATTTG AATACAAATCTGAGTTACAACTTTATAGACGACAGTTCAAATGTTACACCAGAATATTACCACAACCTTCAAAAGAAATCATCGCATTTTACGGA TCATGGAAATAAAGTCGCAAGCATAATTGCAGCTACAAAAGGAAATGGTATATGTAGTGCTGGAATTGCGCACAATTCGACAATAATAG CACTGAAGATCTACAAGGTAAAGCTTTTCAACAACCATATCCCTGTGCTAGAGCCGAGTCATTGGACATGTTCTGATATTATTGCAAGAGCACTTGTGTACAACCTGGATACAATTGATATTTTTGCTAATGCGTGGGCACCAACAAAACCATTTGACACGTTAGATTTAGCTACTCGAGATGCAGTTAGTTACGGGGCAAAGCAT GGTCGACATGGTTTAGGTACTATACACGTTGTACCCTCAGGACCACCTGGAAATGAGTTGTCAAACAACGTCTACACTATAACAGTTAACAGCATAGGGAGAAACGGAGCAGTACCTGACTACACGTATACAGATGCCAGTGTTCTTACGTCAGGGCTAGGAGAGGGAAATAATCTTACTTCTTCTTCAAtg GTCACTACCACTCTTAGAAACAGATGCATTACTGGTTTTAATGGCGTTTCTGCTGCTACAGCTCAAGTGACAGCACTGATTGGACTAGCTCTAGGGGCAAA TAAAAACCTGTCATTGAGAGACGTTCAACATCTGCTTGTTCATACATCCGACTATAAGCAACTACGCAAGGAGAAAATTGCATTCCAAAGCAATGCCGCTGGCATACACT TTCATGGGGTGTTTGGTTTTGGTCTAGTGAATGCTGACAAACTAATTTCACAAGCACTCATCCAAACTCCAACACCAAAGTTACGAACAACGACTCTATACACATACATTACTAG AACACCCTCAGTCCGTACACAAACTTTCGAATTTTGTCATAGTTGTGACAAGACGAAAAGCCAAACTTGCCTTGCAAAGATGGAACACATCATGGTAAAAATGAACCTAAAATCAAGTTCAGGTGAAATCAAAATGGCGATAAAATCACCTGGCGGAACAACATCAGTCTTGATGTATTTTCAACCCAAACGG GGCAAGCCGGTGGCTGTGAGCAAATTGCGACTGGTGTCTGTACATTTCTGGGATGAGATAGCGTTTGGTCCTTGGGTTCTATATGTTCAGGATAGACATTCTGCAA ATGAAACAAATTTAAGTCAGCTGTCTGTAACACTTTATGGAACAGCTGCTCCAGCAATAGCACGGTTTCAACAACAGTACAGTGATATATGTACAGTAAACACCACTAGAGGAAAGGATGTTGTAACAACAAGTCAAACACTCATGACAAGTGCTCCACATAAATCTCCAAAAACTACAAAGAACACAAAGCCTAGTTCCGATGTAAATGTTAAAGTTGTACTGCCGGTATTAATGGTTTTAGTCTTGTTTCTGTTTATTCTGTATAAACGATACAATATGTCAGTTATGTCACTTCTGTCATATTGTCCTACAAGAACGCGAAGTGTCTCTAGCTATACAAATGTGTTATCAGAAatacaagaaaatttataa